The genomic segment tcgctaataaaaaagaaaaaaaaattatcaaccactactaaaaaaaaaaactcattcaacaattaaaaaattattatggcGACacgaaaacaaataattaaaaataacttgacaattttttcatcaaaatcaagagaaaaacacctaatattaacattaatcattcttagcaataaaaaatggaaaataatctgttaaaacaaagcaaaataaaagcAAGAGTAACTGCaaggttaattaattatgaagcagtaatatacatatatagtaGCCGCCATGCAACGTAACGGTTTATAGAGAATTAATGGGAAATCCTAGCTGccaaataaacaagaaaaaaccaccTGAAGTATAGTTTAGAGCGGGTAATACGTGAGATTCGTCCCTATAttcttcttaatattttaatattgtccTTGTaccaaattatttcttaatttaaccCCTAGCCACCATCCTCTGTCAATAATATAGTCTCTGATCATGACCCTGTTGGAAATTCAGTCCACATTTCCTAATAAGTTCTTGTAAGTTCTTGTCAATGGTCGACCCAGTCACAAATCGACATCTTTTAGTGTTAATAATTACGGGTTGTATTTCTTGATATTTATACTCTACTCGTTGTTCATTAGGTAAAGGCTAACCCAATTGCGAAGAATCGACGTGGTTTGGTGTTACTGATGGAGAATGGTGTATAGGGAtgatattaagaaataatttagcGCAAGGATGATATTGACAAAGAGACAAGAATACAAGGACAAATCTAATGTATTTTCCAAATTAAGGCTCCCCAATTATTAGGAGTTGGTTACTCTATCTTTAAGCCCATAATCCCCTCATTAATCTCCTACAAAAACTCTAACTCCCCACTTCCCCACCTCTCCCCCTCTCTGTCACATAACCATAATATTTAGCGAAgtctttttctctttcaagcTGTTAGTCTGTGTTAAGTGTGCTTAGTTTGATAAGGTTGGTTAGTGAGTGACTTCAGGTCTTCTTGAATTCAAAGGGACAATATCTATGgtatctctctttctttatctCTCTATGTCTTACGGATTTCTTTTCATAGTATCTTGCATTTGTCTTGTCTCATGATTGTATAATATTCACTTTGGTCCTTTTAGTTGTCCTTCTTGCTTCTTGCTTCTTGCCTAACTCTTCAGCTTCTGTTCTTCTGTTTTCTTGCTCAAAATGGGACATGAACTCGAGACCTCCGAAGCAGAGGGGGGCATAGATCGATGTCCTAGTCGAGCTATAGGCTCATTTGCCTATTTGTCTTCATCTCCGAGCTATTTGTTGGATTGTTGTTTTATTGCTTGCACTAGCTAGCAGTACTTGAACTTAATGTTTGTGTTGATTGATGAAGTTAATGACAATTAGTACATATAATGAACAAATTTTGATGGAAGTTTctgatcttttttcttttctagattCTATCCTCCATGGCTCTGAGCTTCTGTTCAAACCTGGGATCATCACTTCAGCATCACAGCCTTCCAGAGTTAACCGCCTATCCACAAGGCAGCGTAGAGATAGGAAATCATGAGCTCTTTGGTTGTAATGACAACCTGATGTTGTCAGATTCTTTCATCAACCCTTTGTATGAGGTTGAGGATCAGCTATTTTACTCAGATAGCTACACCAATCTCCTCCcattcttctcttctccttcagATAACACAAGCTCTCTCTCCCCCGAAATCTCTCCTCTTGAAGATTTCGAGTCCTACGCATGCCCGAAACGCCAAAAACTCTACACAGACCATTTCAACACAAAATTTGCAACAAGTTTCTTTGAAGGATATGTGCCGAATCCCAATCCAGGACCCCCAGAATTCTTGCCAGAAATCCCAGTTCCAGATCCTAAGTTTCAGGTTCCAACAACCTTCAATGTTGGGAGGACTGAGAGTCTGATGGATTCAAAGAAACCAAGCACAGGAGTCAGCTTGTCTGCGCAGAGCATCGCTGCGCGTGAGAGGAGAAGGAAGATTACTGAGAAGACACAGCAGCTTGGAAAGCTGATTCCTGGTGGAAATAAGATGAATACTGCTTCAATGTTCCAAGCTGCTTCCAAGTATGTCAAGTTCTTGCAGGCTCAAATTGGAATTCTTGAACTCACGGGGACTGCTCAGGTAATTAAAACTTTCGTGTTCCTCATAAATTTTTGGTGGCTAAAATGTTCTGTCTTTTCATAACCTATGTGTTCATTCAACAAATGTTACAGGAAAACAGAGAGGCAATGCATACTCAAGAACTTCAAACTCTTGTAACGTCTCCAACAATTCAAGAGAAGTTGTACTCGGAGCAAAAGTGCTTGGTTCCAAGAGATTTTGTTCAAACCATTGCCAATGACTGTGAGATCCAAGCAAAACCTTTGAATATCGTAGAGGAGATCGATCAAGAGTTTCTGGGGGAGCAATTTCTTGGATAGTTAGTAGCAGAAATATGATGTTTATATCCAAGTAGAGTCTGTTGTTGTTtaccttgttttttaaaaaaaatatggcctAATTATCCTCAATTTACTTGCTAATTAACAACTTTCCTTCTTGTAATGTTAGCAATAGGAGCTGATTGTCCATCTTCATTTTAGTTTTAGGTGGTCCTAATTTCTTGTAAATTTCTtgctttcaagaaaataattaattgatttccttcttttattttatgagttttCCTTCTGATTGCAAGATGTTGATAAAATATTGAGGTTAACGATAGATCacaattataaataaacaagttgtgTGTATATGATAAATGTGTAGAAAAAAGCTGGAAATCACCAGCTAGGAAGCAATGAAGTTATTCAAGGAAATGAAGTTTCTTTATGTGCAACCTAATCAGACTAATTTGagtcattattttaaaacttagaATAGCATGACTCAGTTGAGTACTTGGGATAAAATCTACTTGAGATCTATATTAAttcgagttaaaaaaaaaacttgattgacTTGATTGTATTTGTTGGAAATgaagttttgtaaattttttttttaattttatttttcaatattaaattgattggaaattgaattttttattttttttatttgttttctatagagttatttcGATATTGTGACATAAGTTACGAGTTTAGTAGGTTAATATTTGTTGACTTgggtatggttttttttttttgtttcttttaatttaatatctttattttctttttaattttatctttcaacattaagttgattaaaaattgacctttataatttatattgatttgtttactataagattatcatggtctcataacTTGAATCGtatatttgacaagttaacttagatcaattcaatatattacaatcttattatttg from the Populus nigra chromosome 1, ddPopNigr1.1, whole genome shotgun sequence genome contains:
- the LOC133701343 gene encoding transcription factor bHLH52, translating into MALSFCSNLGSSLQHHSLPELTAYPQGSVEIGNHELFGCNDNLMLSDSFINPLYEVEDQLFYSDSYTNLLPFFSSPSDNTSSLSPEISPLEDFESYACPKRQKLYTDHFNTKFATSFFEGYVPNPNPGPPEFLPEIPVPDPKFQVPTTFNVGRTESLMDSKKPSTGVSLSAQSIAARERRRKITEKTQQLGKLIPGGNKMNTASMFQAASKYVKFLQAQIGILELTGTAQENREAMHTQELQTLVTSPTIQEKLYSEQKCLVPRDFVQTIANDCEIQAKPLNIVEEIDQEFLGEQFLG